The following are encoded in a window of Cottoperca gobio chromosome 20, fCotGob3.1, whole genome shotgun sequence genomic DNA:
- the bco1 gene encoding LOW QUALITY PROTEIN: beta,beta-carotene 15,15'-dioxygenase (The sequence of the model RefSeq protein was modified relative to this genomic sequence to represent the inferred CDS: deleted 1 base in 1 codon), with the protein MATHFTKNAEENPEPCKAEVKGSIPSWLQGTLLRNGPGIFSVGETSYDHWFDGMAVMNSFAIKDGEVTHRSRFLRGDTYKTNMAANRIVVSEMGTMAYPDPSKNFIFKAITFLNHTVPDFTDNGASNFIKYGNDYYATSETNYIRKIDPVTLETQDKVDYMKYLPVNLVSSHPHYDKEGNTYNIGTSIAEKGKTKYILFKVPAVSEKDKDTNAPALKNVEVICTVPCRSLLTPSYYHSFGMTDNYYIFIEQPLKLDILKMATAYMRGVNWASCLKFCPEDNTLIHLIDRKTGKVVETKYYTGAMVVFHHVNAFEDDGHVVFDVIAYTDNSLYDMFYMSKLKENAGFNDDNYSKPSYKRFVLPIQSDKGVAVGEDLVKLKYTTASAVKEKEGKLLCEAEVFCEGFELPRMNYDVNGKRHRFVYGNCVEESAQAKEIAKFDTETKERVYWREDNCWPSEPVFIPRPNGESEDDGVVLTSVINSNPGQSCFILILDGRTFKEVARAYVKAELIKDVHGFFIPQEN; encoded by the exons ATGGCTACACACTTTACCAAAAATGCAGAGGAGAACCCGGAACCCTGTAAGGCAGAAGTTAAAG GAAGTATTCCCAGCTGGCTGCAAGGCACGCTGCTGCGCAATGGCCCCGGCATCTTCTCTGTAGGGGAAACCAGCTACGACCACTGGTTTGATGGGATGGCTGTCATGAACAGTTTTGCCATTAAAGATG GTGAAGTGACCCACAGAAGCAGATTTCTTCGAGGGGACACCTACAAAACCAACATGGCTGCAAACAGGATTGTTGTGTCTGAAATGGGAACAATGGCCTACCCTGACCCCAGCAAGAATTTCATTTTTAA GGCGATTACGTTTCTCAACCACACAGTGCCCGACTTCACTGACAACGGTGCAAGCAATTTCATTAAATATGGAAATGATTATTATGCAACTTCTGAAACCAACTACATTCGCAAAATTGATCCTGTGACGCTGGAAACTCAGGACAAG GTGGACTACATGAAGTACCTGCCGGTAAACTTGGTTTCGTCCCATCCGCACTACGACAAAGAGGGCAACACCTACAACATTGGAACTTCGATAGCAGAGAAGGGCAAGACTAAATACATACTGTTCAAAGTCCCCGCTGTTTCAGAGAAAG ACAAAGACACGAATGCCCCCGCCCTGAAGAATGTGGAGGTGATCTGCACTGTCCCCTGCCGCTCCCTGCTCACTCCCAGCTACTACCACAGCTTCGGCATGACGGACAACTACTACATCTTCATCGAGCAGCCGTTAAAACTGGACATCCTCAAGATGGCCACTGCGTACATGAGGGGAGTCAACTGGGCGAGCTGCCTGAAGTTCTGCCCTGAGGACAAT ACTCTGATCCACCTGATAGACAGAAAGACTGGCAAAGTGGTCGAGACAAAGTACTACACTGGAGCAATGGTCGTCTTCCATCATGTGAATGCTTTTGAGGACGACGGTCACGTGGTTTTCGAC GTGATCGCCTACACTGATAACAGCCTTTATGATATGTTCTACATGAGCAAGCTGAAGGAAAATGCTGGGTTCAACGATGATAACTACTCCAAACCAAGCTACAAACGATTTGTACTTCCCATCCAGTCAGACAAG ggCGTGGCAGTTGGAGAGGACCTGGTGAAGCTCAAGTACACGACAGCCAGTGctgtgaaggagaaggagggcaAACTACTGTGCGAGGCCGAAGTGTTCTGTGAAG GTTTTGAATTGCCCAGAATGAATTATGACGTCAACGGCAAGAGGCACCGATTTGTCTACGGGAACTGTGTGGAGGAGTCTGCGCAGGCAAAAGAG ATTGCAAAGTTTGACACTGAAACCAAGGAAAGGGTTTACTGGAGGGAGGACAACTGCTGGCCGTCAGAGCCTGTGTTCATCCCTAGACCCAACGGAGAGTCGGAGGATGATG GTGTGGTCTTAACATCAGTTATCAACTCCAACCCAGGCCAGTCTTGTTTCATCCTGATTCTTGACGGCAGAACATTTAAAGAAGTAGCTCGTGCATACGTGAAGGCTGAGCTCATCAAGGATGTGCATGGATTTTTTATCCCTCAAGAAAATTAG